The Setaria viridis chromosome 9, Setaria_viridis_v4.0, whole genome shotgun sequence sequence AGAGGGCGTGATTGGTGGAAAGACGTAACCGGGGGCGTGGTTTAGGCTTCAGCCGCGAGGTGCAGGACAACGAGGTACTACTTTATGCAAGATTTGGACATCAAGCTTCTGCATTGAATAACACGGAGGACCTGAgaaatctgcttaactccagtgtaaGCTTCAAATCGGCTCGCGAGTGATGCAAGGCATGCCAATCAATTTGACTTGAAAATTaaaaggtaaacattaaatttttGAGCTGATCGGCAgcgaagcctttcgaactcatgggtaggcgttCTTGAATAAACACAATAACAGATAGATATTTAATATAAGCATGCAGTGTAAATAAAACATTAATGACATGTGCCATAGGCTATGTCAACCAACGGGCTAAGATAAAACATTGTAACACAACAGCCACAAAAGGGAGTCCTTGTTAACTACATACTTACCAGATAAGCTAACGGATCTAgccaatatcttgataagtgtattgaactcagacaagGTAATACGAATGAGAGGACATTGGCATCAATCTActaacttaaaagattagaacgTAACAACAAGGACCAGCCGATGCTAACCCTACACAAGCCAGATACATTAACATATCTTAAttaatatcttgataagtgtattgaacttagacaagataacacggatgagagggcattaacttcaatCTGTCAACATAAAAGACTAAAGCATAATCACCAAAAGTCTCTTGGCTACCGCTTACAAGCCGATTAAGATAACAAAAtataatcaatgtcatgaccgtgtattgaacttagacaaggtaacacggtgagagggcattaacttcgaccCATTAATCTTAACAGACAAGTTCGCGGTAACAAGGCCTCGTACGTGCCCCTATCGGTTCAATGATGTCCTCACACTTCTGCGAGATACGGATAAAACCCAACCCAGGCATCATCTCTCAATAGTAGCATGCTGACATCAGAGGTCAGAcagttagcaatacgaggggcaggaGTAAAgaaggggtaaagatctatcggacctaacATGTGTAAAacaataaaagcatgcaagatctaccagccgatacgatctgATAACTGGAACGTTAAACAAGGCAAGAGAACTGATTAAGAtaacctaaccagatctaagttgttcgataacttgagcaacattgaaaacaagtagaatattggacaaaatctagaaagttctacttgcaatctaagataactcgataactagccacatgaTAATATCAAAATacaagacttaacttagaaagttctaatAGAGGCCGTAATGACTgagtgacggtacttacaagctcgcccgATTCAGCCTTGcgtgctagaaggaactcgtcgaatctactctactcctactcctaggatttTAGCGGCGTGACGTCGAAAGGTTGTATTAATTGATTGATTGAGAGATCTCTTTACAATAATCAGGGagtacatatttataccctgaaCTAACAACTACTAATCTGGTAGGATAATGACTCGTACAAAATTTCCCTAGcaataaaagaaaatattaaaATACATGGACTCTAATTTCCCTTACGTAGAGTCACGATTCCATGCAAGTTCCCTACTGATGCCAGCTTCTTCCTTATCCAATACGTACTGCAACTCCATCGGTACCATCTTCCAAAAACCATGCAAGTCCTCGTATGGCACAATTACTCCACACGCATACCAAAAACCATGCAAGTCCTCATATGGCACAATTACTCCACACGCATATGCATGCATCAGCCACAttaatctatacctaatataaaagagcggttgtttcttccaactgtcatggtcattttgcaaaaaagtccctcaactttcatggaataaacccgcagtccaaatttGGAAGCAAGGggagctcgggtggaaaaagaagggaagggagggggataAAGGGGAAAAAGCTTCTCCTTTCTTCAAACCAGAGAGACGAACGAGAGGGATTGGGTGCGGACGGCGGCCGGAGCAGGGTGCCCCGCTGCTGCCACTGCGCGCCTCGGCGGCGAGATCGGCCAGGCGTAGATCCCACTTGTTAGAGGGCTTTATCCCTCGTCTCCAAACTCCAGCCAGAGGAGGTGCTGGTCCTGGACGCGGTCTGGAGCACATCGTACAGGGGCCGGCTCGCGGTCGATGAGCCCGTGAAGGGGAAACTGGAGACCCGCGTCGCACAGTGGCAGGGTGGGGTGGGCGCGGCCAAAGCCGTGGTGGCGCTGGCCCCGCCCGGGAGCGTGGTGGACGGGCTAGGCGTGGTGGTGTTCGTGGAGTGCGAGATCCGGGGCAAGGCGGCTAGCATGGTGGTGACGTGGCCAGCGGGCACGAGGCCCGCAGAGTTCGGGGTCATGCGGCGCGTGGCAGTGGAACTCGGCATCGACACCGCGAAGATCACAGCCAGGGTCTCCGGCCGGGCTGAGCTGGATGCGTTGTACACTTAGGATTGAGATGTTCTCTGTTACCGCTTCTGATTCCGTTGGCTGTGTTGTTGAGTCATTTGACGAGTTGGGTTTAAGACAATTTGGGGAGAAATATGAGATGTATCAGACGAGTTTGGGGTGATTTGATATATGAATGAATCTTTGGATATGCGGATGAACAAATTCTGATCTCACTTGTGTCATTGCTGCCGTACTGAAGCTGCCTTGCTTATGCTTGATGACCATGAAAATTGGTTGCCAGCCAGACAGCCACTCCATTTTCTGATGAATGTTCAGTGAAGGCTTGCTGGACTTCCCTTCCTCACTTCGAATTGATTTGATTTGCCTGAGATTCACAACGTGCAACCTAATTTTGTAGGTGAACCCTGGCTCTCTGTTGTTGAGGAGCCAAGCCCCTGAGTTTATAAATTGAACTCCGATTTGCCAGGATGTTGTGTTCAATGCAGTTGTTTCTTCAGTTAAAAAAATCAGCTTACATATAGTAGTAGCAGCAGCTTGTGGCATCATTGTAAACACACAGACTGCTAATAAGCGCGAATTAGTTGGGTGTTTCTGTTTATAGACTCAACACAGCAATATAACACATTGGATAGTGTTTCCTGCAATTTGTACAAGTGGAATCGAGTAAAAATAAAACACAATAAAATAAGACAGAGTAGTGACATTTAAGCATATTTGAAATAAGATGCTATATTAAGATTTAAACACATTGGATAGCGTTCTTAGACCCAATAGCATTTGAAAGCCTGAAACAAACCCGGTCATGGGCTGGGCTATATTTGATGGGTTCCAGGTTGGTCATCTGGATCAACATCTGCAAGCTCTTGTTGATCCAAAGCTGAAAATCTGAAATGAGGACGCTTGCTAGCGGCATCTGTTTAAGTGAATCGCAATGCCAGCTTCAATGTGATTTTAGAGAATTCTCTTGAACGAATCTTTAACGGGAAGGAAAATTCCTGCATTGCGCTTGAACCGTCAGCTTTATGTTGGGTGGATTGGCTGTTTTTCTTATTTGTGTGTGATTGAGTGTAACTTTGTTCAAGAGAATCCACTTGTCTTAACAATGCCTGAATGCTGATGTCGTTAACGTTCCAGGAGCACCTGGAGTCCTGGAGGAGCAAATGTTGGTAGCAAATGGCAATTGCAATGCCAGTGATGCCGATGATTCTTTTGAGTCGTTGTCAGCGAGGAAAGAGACTGTTGAATTGTCCCCGGCTGCGCCGCCCGGCCTCGGCCCCGGCCGCGCTCGAGCCGAGgcagccgcgccgcccggcctgcacccgccgcccgcctcggccgagggagagggagtgggggcCGACCGAATCtggcggaggagaaggagagggaggagagagtgggaggagaggaggtgggggccggagggaggaggagaggaggtctGTGGGCGTTGGAATTAAGGAGAGGAGGCTTGAGCGTTGGAAttaaggagagggaggagagaaagcGGGGCGCGCGCGTTGTGTGTGCGAGTACGGAGGGCGTTTTATCcaggttggaaacaccaatcggtttagtcccggttggtagttgcaaccgggacaaaacaccCTACcagattcccgagggccaatggcctttacaaccgggactaaaggggttctttagtcccggttgatattacccatcaggactaaagagcccccatCGGTAGCCATCGGAGACTGATTTAACTCTCTTGCtgcaataaaaaatattttaatttaatgactatttgagttgaaggaaataattaagtcaaaattcttttggttttctattaaatgtgtagacatccaataacaataagtggaataaaaatttagtgatgaaaataaaaaatattattagttTGAAAAATACAATTGATGTTTTACTGTAGCGGATATTTTTTACTAGTCAATTAAAATAATTGCATGCATCATCCATGGCCTCCATTTAATCTACCCGGCCAAACAATAAGTCCGAGCATGAGTCCTTGTAGCTTGTTCACGTCAAGGCACAGAGATATAATCTCCGTAACTGATGGAAACAGCTTCTCATCGTTGCTTGTGACTCCTGGAGATGCACAATAGCAGCCGACTGTTTACTCCAGATCTAATGAGATTTTGCAGGctaaaatccggtgtcaacagaTATCTAATGCCCGCCTAGGACTCAGTTTATATATCACCGGAGCCCGGCCACAAATATCCCTAACAAACCAACTAATTCACTTAACCAAACCGATCACGAGTACTCTTCTATCTTAATTTAATTCTTTATATCTCCACGCATTGGTGTTTCAACCGCCGGCTGGAAGAACCTGCTCCTTCTTGCGCCGGGCAACGGACATAATGCAATACCCGCAAGACAGTACTTCAACTCGCGTCCCATATAACATGAACCCGCGTCCCATATAACATGAACCCAGTCCATTAGCAACATTATGTCACTTGATCATCTCTCTGTCTCACAGCAAAATAAAGCTAGCATCGGCCAAAATTCACCAAGCATGACCACCCATGGAAGGCTCCAGAATTAATTGGTCTTCCCATTACCACATATTTTAATTTGTCCCCAAGAGCCCATAGGAGACCACAACTTGAACATGTACCACATTTATCTTGTATACAGTAATAATACTACCTCCTAGTTAATTGTGGTGAGTGGGGCTCTCTGGGTTTCTGGAGTCGTCGACTGCTTCCCATTTCCATTTAGCTCAAGCTTCGTCAGTGCTCTGCTGTCCCAGAATGTCTTCACCAGATCCTCAAGAGGCGGGGTTACCAACTCCCCAATTGATTGGCTGCTCGGAACCTTAATCTCACGCCTTCTCGGTGTTGAACAAGTCACTTCATCCACCTGATTCATAAACACAAAGAGCTCATTATTAGAAAAGTAAGGGATCAGCATGTGACAGCAGGTAAACAAACTACTCCGATAGTCCGATACATATGTGCATATACTATGCCCAGTAGACTATTATTGCTAACCGTGTAATCATCTCCTAGACATCTGTTGGCATTCCCTGTGATTACTGTTGTCTTCTCACAGTGACCATGTTGTAAGTCATGGAGTTCTGCTCTGGATGTCATCGTGATAGATTTCACATTCTCACAAGTGCCATGGTCCAATTTTAATGCATCtggcaaaacaaaagaaaacatatATAGGAATTTTAGACAACACAATACGCATACTACATAGTTTGCAACATAAGAGGCAACACAGTAGAAATAGTACCGTCGATAGAACAAAGGAGATATTTGCTTGAAACATCATTATCTTCAAATCCAGCCATGACAGCAGATGAAAATCTTGCATTAAGTTGGTTGCTCTCCTCAGTTCCATCACTTCATTCAGAGGGCACAtgttatgtttagcatacagcAAGTTCAAGTTGCTTCTCTTCAAACAATTTATTAAACAAAACAGTTTTAGATTGTTAGTATTAGTTACCTTATGACTGAATTGGTGGCTTCTGCATGGCTTCTTCCAAGTGCCAGTACTGAATTTTGAGCAGTACTCCATTGTTCTGAGCATGATTGTACCCTTGTCTTGCTGCAGAATAAATAAATCATATGTGAGGTTGACATGTTTCAAGGTTCTGATGAAATCAGCAATTCAACTGTCAAAACAGACACCTTACCATTGCTCAAGATTCTCTGCcaagaagcacttcttctgttcAATAGAAGATACATTTTGATGGAATGCCTCTTCAGTTCTCTGCATGTAGGCTTCCCATTGCCCTTTCATAGAAGATGTGAAATCATGAAGCTTGGTAGTTTCAGTTTGTAAGTTGTCAGAACGCTCAGAAGCAGCCCTATTGAGGCTGCATATGTCATCTCGAACCTAGGGAAATGACACACATATCAAACTCATATCAGTGGCTGGTTTCCAGCTGTTCACAAGTAGAGGGATGGTTCTCTTTGAAGAACTTCTTTTTGTGAAGAAATTTGACTAGTATGACCCAATAACAAAATGCATTGGCTTGTGGTGACAAGCTCCACAGCAGTGACATGTACACTATTTGGCATCGTCCAGGTATTGAAGCAAATGAAGTTTGAGAAGGAATTGAACTCATGAACAAAAGTCATGCTAATACTGTGGAGTAGAGTATGCATACCACGTTTTTCTTTCTAGCATTTGATTCTGCTAGTAACCCTGCTACCTTCTCCATCAAGTACTTCTCTTCATCAGCAACAATGGCCTTGAATCAATATCATGTCATCAGATAACAAATCTTAAAACGACCTTACAAACTAATAAGAAACATACAGAATATGTGACTGCAGCAGAAGATTACCTCAAACTTCTCCTGAAGCTGGAAGAGTTGCTTTTGATGTGCCATCTGTGATTCTTCCAAAACCTTCTTGAGCTCCAAAGCATGAGAATCTATTGTTCTGAAGAAGTTCATTGTAGTTGCAGAAACAGACTTTGTTCTCTCTAAGTTTCTGGAGATTTCCTGTATGagttaatttcattttcttaaaACTACTGAAATCAACTGTAGAGTGTAAATGGGTAAAAAGTAAGCATTATGATAAATGATGAACCTCATGCTGCTGATCAATAAATGTACAAAAGTTCATTTCTTGCTGAGAAAGCCCATTTTGAAGTTCGGCGAGTAATTGGTCAGCATCAACCAACAGGCCCTTCATGCACTGCACCAAGGATTTTCAACATATGTTCAGAAAATAAACTTTCACGGGAATAACAATCAAGATGGTCAGCACAATGTAAGAAAATGAAAGGATAATTAAGTACACTTACATCCTCAAGGCCAGATGTGTGTGTGATAACTTGCGAATTAAGGTTTTCAAAGCTCAACTGATATTTTTGCTTGAGTTCATTTGCAAAACCATGCAATTCTGTGATCCTAGAATTGAAGGTCTCTTTGAGCTTTCTTACATGTTCTTGAAGTCCTCCAGCAACCTAAGCAAATGTGGCATGTTAAACTCATACAAATAGAGAATACACTGGTGGCCACATGTTCGCTTGTTGATGTACCTTGCCCTTTGAGGAGAGAAAAGATTTCATCTCTTCTTCGAGTGATTTTAGTAGGCTCTCCTGTTGATAGACTGAGGTTGAGACTGTTCTATGTAAGAGACTCATGTCTTGAGTTAGCTGAGAATGGAACTGTTGAACTATACTTCTATTTGCATCTtcaatcttttccttcctttctGAAATCGAcgacatgcatgcatataaatCACACAATCTAAATTGTAAAGGGAAGGAAGGGGAAATCAAGACAAACCTAATTTTGAAAATAGCCCATATAGATCGCCTGCTGTATTCTCCAGCTCAGATCGAAGTGTTTGTGCTTCACCAACAAGAACTTTTTCTGAAGAGATTAAAAAAGGAAGGAACTAGTAAGTACAATAAATAACTTCAGTCTTCAGACAAAAGCCTTAAAATATTCTGGAACTACAAAAAAATACAGTGCAAATATCTCGAGACAAACTGGAATGAAACAAACAGTACTGCATTTTATAACTCACAAGCATTCTCTATACTGCAAGCTAGAGAATATATACATCTCGTATGCAAACTAATACAGAAATCAATGAAGCCTTTATTATGATAAGCTTCAACCTTGACGAGACAAATTCTAACCTGATTTAAGAAGATTTTCTATCAAATACTGCTTCTCCTTAATTTTATCATTTGCATGCATGTATCTCTCTTCAAGATCTGCTAGGGTGCACTCAGTTTCTTTCATCTTTTTCTGCAAAACAATGGGATATTATAAATAATACAAACAACATTATTTTATCAGCAGAGGAAAATAAGACAATACAGCACGTGTACCTGTAATCTCTGAATTTTATCAGTTAGATCTGCACTCAAAAGTTTCTGAGATTCATAGAGTCCTTGAAGTTCATCTAATTGCTGTAACAAGTAAGATTCGGAATTGCAGCATTAGTTTTTCCAGCAAGCTGCACATCCTCCCAACAGAATTAAAGGCATACCTTATCTTTTGATTCCAAAACAAGTTCAAAACGATCCAGTTTCTCTGACATAGCCTGAAAATTTTCTAAGTCATACTACAGAAGAATATGCACAACCTAGTGTCTGCATAAGCAGTACTGAGCATAGTACCTTCTTCTCAGCTTCATCTGCTAAGTATTGTTCCCTCGGAATATAAACACCATTTTTCTCCCTCGTAGCAAATAGTTCTGCTCAAAAAGGGGAATAAATTTAGTAATATAGCAGCTTAAAGTATGTGGCTTTCAAATGA is a genomic window containing:
- the LOC117839504 gene encoding kinesin-like protein KIN-5A; translated protein: METSASTSTPRRGGAPVDYVSMSPSPSLTPRSSSAHKPTPRHRDRDRAPLLYGSSSSSAAQATQQQESSTPKATASSSKGPGPGGVNVQVLLRCRPLSEEERRISTPVVITCNEQRREVSVAQNIANKQIDRTFVFDKVFGPKSQQQDVFNHAVVPLVNEVLDGYNCTIFAYGQTGTGKTYTMEGGGGSKAQNGDLPSDAGVIPRAVKRIFDILEEQSAEYSMKVSFLELYNEELTDLLAPEESKFSDDKSKKPMALMEDGKGGVFVRGLEEELVSSAAEIYRILDRGSAKRKTAETLLNKQSSRSHSIFSITIHIKECTPEGEEMIKCGKLNLVDLAGSENISRSGARDGRAREAGEINKSLLTLGRVINTLVEHSGHIPYRDSKLTRLLRDSLGGKTKTCIIATIAPSVHCLEETLSTLDYAHRAKHIKNKPEVNQKMMKSALIKDLYFEMDRLKQELFATREKNGVYIPREQYLADEAEKKAMSEKLDRFELVLESKDKQLDELQGLYESQKLLSADLTDKIQRLQKKMKETECTLADLEERYMHANDKIKEKQYLIENLLKSEKVLVGEAQTLRSELENTAGDLYGLFSKLERKEKIEDANRSIVQQFHSQLTQDMSLLHRTVSTSVYQQESLLKSLEEEMKSFLSSKGKVAGGLQEHVRKLKETFNSRITELHGFANELKQKYQLSFENLNSQVITHTSGLEDCMKGLLVDADQLLAELQNGLSQQEMNFCTFIDQQHEEISRNLERTKSVSATTMNFFRTIDSHALELKKVLEESQMAHQKQLFQLQEKFEAIVADEEKYLMEKVAGLLAESNARKKNVVRDDICSLNRAASERSDNLQTETTKLHDFTSSMKGQWEAYMQRTEEAFHQNVSSIEQKKCFLAENLEQCKTRVQSCSEQWSTAQNSVLALGRSHAEATNSVISDGTEESNQLNARFSSAVMAGFEDNDVSSKYLLCSIDDALKLDHGTCENVKSITMTSRAELHDLQHGHCEKTTVITGNANRCLGDDYTVDEVTCSTPRRREIKVPSSQSIGELVTPPLEDLVKTFWDSRALTKLELNGNGKQSTTPETQRAPLTTIN